In a single window of the Leptospira sanjuanensis genome:
- a CDS encoding helix-turn-helix domain-containing protein produces the protein MIQKRKNSNRGAYRGNETQAVVGFAQEGSLFRNAGKNEFKSGSTSKEFRADPAVPKDPNDTMTPKEVAALLKRTIRRVGDYRREGLLGKFWRLTDGSILYSRTGVEEFFRSHFVETEELN, from the coding sequence ATGATTCAAAAAAGAAAAAACTCGAACCGGGGAGCGTATCGCGGAAACGAAACGCAGGCGGTTGTTGGATTTGCACAGGAAGGTTCTCTTTTCCGCAATGCGGGCAAAAACGAATTCAAATCGGGTTCGACGTCGAAGGAATTTCGGGCGGATCCCGCGGTTCCGAAAGATCCGAACGATACGATGACTCCGAAAGAAGTTGCCGCGTTGTTGAAACGTACGATTCGAAGAGTAGGGGATTACAGAAGAGAGGGTTTGCTCGGTAAATTCTGGAGATTGACGGACGGTAGCATTTTGTATTCCAGAACCGGAGTGGAGGAATTCTTTCGGAGCCATTTCGTAGAAA